Proteins encoded together in one Erinaceus europaeus chromosome 11, mEriEur2.1, whole genome shotgun sequence window:
- the LOC103118106 gene encoding small nuclear ribonucleoprotein Sm D2-like: protein MTPEELQKWEEEGFNTGLLSVPSQLVKNNTQVVINCQNKKKLLGHLKAFKRHCSTVLENVKEMRTKVPKSGKGKKKSVNKDRYVSKMFLHGDSVI from the coding sequence ATGACTCCAGAGGAGCTGCAGAAGTGGGAAGAGGAAGGATTTAACACTGGCCTGCTCTCAGTGCCCTCACAGTTGGTCAAGAACAACACGCAGGTGGTCATCAACTGCCAGAACAAGAAGAAGCTGCTGGGCCACttaaaggcttttaaaaggcactGCAGCACGGTGCTGGAGAACGTGAAGGAGATGAGGACCAAGGTCCCCAAGAGCGGCAAAGGCAAAAAGAAGTCTGTGAACAAGGACCGCTACGTCTCCAAGATGTTCCTGCATGGGGACTCAGTCATTTAG